From the genome of Solea senegalensis isolate Sse05_10M linkage group LG21, IFAPA_SoseM_1, whole genome shotgun sequence:
AGGAAAACACGGTGCTACATGATTTATCAGatatgtatttacattttaaatctataaaaCTTACACTTTTACAGTTGTTGCTTTATTTGAACAAAGGCAAGGGAAGCAGGATAAGTTGCTTCCAGCAGATCCTGTTTGTCATCTTTCAAGCGCCTGCAGGGACGCTCTACCACTGTTTCTAACTAAATCCACATTGACTCATGAATAAAACTGTCGCCACAGACATTTCAACTGTGGAAAACAGAACGTCACATGATGTTGAAAGCAAAATTCTGTACATTTATGTAAGTAAAGGATCGGAGTACGTCTTATGTCACTGTACCACTGTAACACTCCCCCAAATTTCACTTTATCTCAGTTTGCAAAGATTTCAAACCTTTCagttaaaccaaaaaaaaacgtctCCATAAAGTCTCTTATGAGATTACCAATGAAGACACTGGACACAGCAGccagacacacacctgtgaagAAGTGTTGCCGCTCACAACAGACAGTAAAAAGGAGATTTCTCTGCACCAACAACAGTCTGAGGGCACAGCCTGCTGACAGCTACATGCTATAACAGCCCTGCAgccacacagctgctgtgacactgcccgtcttcctcctcctcctcttcctcttcctagataataaataataaacgtgcATTTCCACATGTGTGAAAGTACAATATGGGAGGATATGAACAATACAGAACAGACTTTGTATTAACTATAAAAAGTTAGAATAGAaagtacattatagacagttgatatttacagtataaacaaggATTGAACATGAGATATTGTATATGTGTACTGCACTTATGTAAAGTATATTGCCCTGTGGGATAAGTAACCTGTAATAttatcatttaaacacattaaaacattaaaatgagtttCATGTCTTCACGGCAAACTGAACATTTGATTGCACCTGTAATAAGACAGGACGCCTTTCTGTTCTTGTATCCTTGTGTTTTACAGTTTCTCTGTGTGGGATACTGATACTAGTTAAGTttcaatgcattttatttatttatttatttatttatttatttatttatttatttatttgtatttcagcTGAAGTGCTTGCCTGTGTATTTCCTTTGCTGCATCTTAACCTATTTTCTTTGGCTGTTAAGGCTGAAATCTCTCTTTCACACCTTCGCATCGGGTGAAACTAACAACCCGAAGCTGGGTACATTAAGAGGGTGAACGACATGTGTTGTTTAACATAACGACCCTCTAGACAGAATATCCAGTCTATATCACAACCTTTTTATATCCTGTACTTGAAGCTAAAATGGTCATctactttttttccctgtagTTCAGTGAACACAGACTGGGTTGGAACACACAGATGGGCCCCTGGAGATTTTAGTGTTGGGTCAAATACATTGCAGACTGATCCTGAAGATTTAtattcaatataaatatatatacaacatGTATATTGTTCGTTTTATTTGATCTTACCGTACCGTCTGTTTGATTTATCTTCTTATTTAAGGtgtaaagtgaccttgagtgaCCTTTATTATCTGGCTTGTTTACCcgttcaaaataaaatcaggtgtCACCGAAATGACACATGATTATCTTTTGGAATGAACGCTCATCGTGATTTCTTATGAGATCTGTGTTCACTgtaatcttaaaaaaacaaacagaaaacactgcttTTATAGACCTTCCCCCACGATTCAGCCAAACAACTAACTAAGAAACACGGTAACTatttacacagagacacaaatacacTTTCACCCCCCCAGAGACAAAGTCTCACATCTttacaggtgtgaatgtgatcTGTGTTGTTGATCACATTGTTGTGTGACTCCTCCCCTTTACCTACAGGTACTTTATTCTCTAATTGGATGTCTTGCTGAAACCTGAAACCAAAAAAGCAGGTTTAGTGGGTTACATTGTTTGACCTGGAGAGAAAGGTAACCAATCCCAAAATCCTTCATAGACGCAGTCacgctgttgtgttgtgttgtgttgtgttctgacTGTCCTTAGTCTGTCACTGACACTGAAGCTGGGATGAATCACTTCGTCAGTCCATCGTCGGTCACTTACAGCAGATGGACAAATCCAGGGCGACggtaaaaaaccaaaacactgacatgatgTTATATTTGTTCTGACTCTGGTCGGTGGAGATAACCTGTCCGGCTGGTCGTGCTCTGACACGGTGTTGTCATCATGAAGGCATTGCCCTTCCTTAGATGACATTtccagtttgtgtctgtgtcctggCATTTAGGGGCGAGGTGGATCTAACGGGTCACAGCGATGAGTCGCAGTCCACGGACACTGAGATCTGCACCATCACCTCACCGAGGATCACACGGTCTGCACCGGGCCATGACGCCACAGACACTGAAGGTTTAACGTCAGCTGTGCTTTCTTCATATTTAGTGTCTTTACAGGTTTTTCGTTTGATTGAAAGTATTAAGCGTGTTTGCACTCATATCAGTtcctttatctttatctttatctacTTGAATAGTATATAATACTGTGCTATCCTTTCACTGTGAATGagatgtgtgtttaaaaaatggaaaactaCATCATATTTCTGTGAAATGTAGTAGTTGGATACAGTAGAAGTAGAAGTATTATGTTAATTGTTACTTGTCAGAAgtaacaattatttttcattcattcatcttaaaccactttatcctctgcaTGAGGGTCGCtgttgccaatcccagctgacatagtgtgAAAGGTAAACTGTGGACAggtcctaaccctaacccagtccatcatagggacacatatggagacaaacaaccgtgcactctcacacctacagtcaatttagagtgtccaacttACCTACAATCCccaaatctgtgtgtttttgtaccgtgggaaacacagggagagcatgcaactccatgcagaaaggcctctTTATTGTCGGCCAATCAGctgatttgttattttatttattcttttacgATGAAtggattagttgtttggtccatggaAATGATGACCTGAATTTAgtcggttgtttgtctctcgtTTTGTTAATTTCAGTTtgtgaaaacattcacaaagaACTTGTAATGTtgatccattatcaaaatagttagaGCAGGACTCACTCATCCTTTGTGTATTATATATAAAGTATagtaacatactgtatatacactgtaattgcatttattcttctgtgtgtgGATTACAGCAACTGTCACATCTCTTTCAGAAACCTTCACTGTGGAAGCTGCACTGGACGCCATTGGTTTTGGGATATTCCAGTGGAAGATGTCTCTCATCACTGGACTGTCATGGGTGAGACTCCAGAAACAAACAGGAGGGAGGAAACAGTAACATCTACTGCGAGTTACTCTGTGTCTGTCATGTAACGCCttgccgctctctctctctccctctctctgagtGCAGGTAGCCGACGCCATGGAGATGATGATCCTCAGCATCTTGGGGCCTGAGCTGCACTGTGAGTGGAGGCTGCCCAGCTATCAGACGGCTCTCATCACATCGGTAACGTCTCCTTTTTGCAGTACTTTTGGGATTCTTTGTTTGTTCGGGCTCATACTTAGACAGACCGCTTCTCCATTTTGCCTCAGGTCGTGTTTGTCGGGATGGGCCTCAGCTCATCTGCATGGGGGAATTTGTCTGACAAGTATGGCAGGAAAACTGTGAGTCTTGGTTTATCATATATAtagcctatatatatatatatatatatttatatagtctGAGTGTGATTTTTGTACATTATCTCACATTGAACACTTTGATAACAGGGTCTGTTTATCTGTATGAGCTGGACTCTGTACTACGGTGTGTTGAGTGCCTTCACTCCAGTGTACGGCTGGCTGCTGGTCTTGCGGGGCCTCGTAGGATTCGGCATCGGAGGAGCGCCGCAGGCGTAAGTTCACCGCTGCTCTCTCTTACATAATGAGACTCCTGATTACTGActgattaaagctgcagtgcgtaacctTTGGTAGTTTGTGTTGCTGCGTCCCTGATCTTGGTCTTGTataagggatacttgagtaaaagtacaagtatctcaccagaaaatgactttggtagaagttgaagtcactttttgtaATATAAgtgaaagtcttaaagtatttgacatttACCGTAcgtaagtatcaaaagtaattttatgaaataaaatgtacttaagttttagaagtaaaagtataaaagaacacaaggagttaggattgagccatagtggctcagtggtagggtgagttgtctttcagcgGTAAGGTTGAGGGTTTAATTCCtggtctatatgtgtccttgagcaagacgcTTAACCcaatgttgcagcgtgtgaatgtgccaactcttcttcttctgattttataataataataataatacatttaatttaaaagcgcctttcaggtcactTGGTAGCAACAAGAAACAAAGATagtgagaggaaatgtagtggagtaaaagtaaaagttaaacataaataacaaagtgaagtaCGGatgtgtgaattttgtacttaaatacgttaacaaagtatttgtactttgttacattacaacgcTGCCCAACAAGAGACCTAATCACCGCTGTGCTAACCCACGTGTCTATGTGAACTCTGCCTGATTtgttaaagctacagtgcgtaacttttggtcACAGGTTTTTGATTATGCAACACTATCAAACCCGACTGGAATGTCGCCCAACAAGAGATCAGATCACCACTGTACAGAGTTGTGTCTATGTGAACTCTTCCAACCACAACTTTTCTTGTATTACAAAGCTACATACTGcagttttaatgtcaaatgACTTGTCTCTTTTTCAGGGTGACACTCTACTCCGAGTTTCTCCCAGCGAAGGCAAGAGGTATCTGCATCATGCTGATTGCGGTACTgtgatgatttttgttgttaatgcATTACATATTATGGATTATTTAATCTGATCCAGGAACCTGTGCTCATTAATAACCAGCTCTCatttggtctgtttgtgtgtttcagtcattCTGGGCAATCGGTGCCATGTTCGAGGTCCTCCTGGCTCTGTGGATAATGCCCATACTCGGCTGGAGGTGGCTGCTCGGCTTGTCCACTCTACCCATGGTCCTCTTTCTCTGCTTTTGCTTTGTACGTAGTCGACTGTGCTTTTTAATAGCGACTGTCAAAAGAAAAACCAGCAGCTTGAAGCTGAACGTTCTGTGTCACACAGTGGCTGCCGGAGAGTCCTCGCTTTGACGTGCTGATGGGGAGAAGAGACAAAGCTGAGGCGACTTTAAGATCCATCGCCAAACAGAACGGCACGGTCATGCCTCGAGGGACGCTGATCGTCCATAAACAGGTGACGTGAAAAAcgtgtgaaaaaacaaaaatgtgtttctccaATATAACAAtatcatgcttttttttctttagattgATTGACACGTGCGTCTCCTGTTTGTAATGTTTCAGAAAAACCGTGGACGGATCAGAGACCTCTTCAGCCCTCAGTACTGCAGGACCACTCTTCTCCTGTGGTTTATATGGTGAGGTCAACTGACACATTTTCTACCTTCTACTTGATcagattaatttatttaagCATTAATCAAACAGGAAAATGGTTCGAGAATAGACCTGTATGTATGTTTCTATGGCTGAAGTTACACAAGATTGCCCCACggaaataaacatttataagTCAGAACTTAAATtggtttaattaaaaatgtgcacTTCATTGCGCTtcatttaacagtttttttttttgggggggggtatAATATTATACAAGAGCATTTACATGTTACAATGTTTTTGtattgagtttttttctttcagtttatgatgtttatttctttgaatCACAAACACAGGGGGAAAAGTGATGTTTCAAAAGTAAAGTAACTCTGAGATTATCTCGTGTTCAGTGAAATGCACAATAAACATTGTTCATTTAATTCTTTACTTTAAACTTCTGCATGACTACACTTTGAGAataactgtattattattattagggggtggagtggctcagtggttaaagCCGGTAACCTGTGTGCgaaagtttgactccacccctggcagatTGTACTcagttccattgtaagtcgctttgagTAAAAGTGTCGgctaaatgacatataatgtaattattataataatattatccaTAGGTTTGCAAATGCCTTCTGCTACTATGGAGTCATCCTGTTGACAACTGAAATGTTCCAAGCTGGAGATTCGTGTGGGGGTAAGACGACAACAGCTGCTTTGAACCTTTTCACACGTTtagca
Proteins encoded in this window:
- the svopb gene encoding synaptic vesicle 2-related protein, encoding MNHFVSPSSVTYSRWTNPGRRGEVDLTGHSDESQSTDTEICTITSPRITRSAPGHDATDTEETFTVEAALDAIGFGIFQWKMSLITGLSWVADAMEMMILSILGPELHCEWRLPSYQTALITSVVFVGMGLSSSAWGNLSDKYGRKTGLFICMSWTLYYGVLSAFTPVYGWLLVLRGLVGFGIGGAPQAVTLYSEFLPAKARGICIMLIASFWAIGAMFEVLLALWIMPILGWRWLLGLSTLPMVLFLCFCFWLPESPRFDVLMGRRDKAEATLRSIAKQNGTVMPRGTLIVHKQKNRGRIRDLFSPQYCRTTLLLWFIWFANAFCYYGVILLTTEMFQAGDSCGATQGAKIEPSCSLECKYLTSADYKDLLWTTLAEFPGLLVIIFAIEYLGRKKSMALCFLMFSLFLLPLYACIGRTALTISIFIARAFIAGGYQVVFVYTPEVFPTENRALAMGIASTMARVGALITPFIAQVMLRSSVNLTLALYCGCSVLAGVASLLLPIETLGRGLQESSVNQEATGQTTAMTSEGSQSSKTV